AGCATTAACAGAAGAAGAATATGGTGGCATATTATTCACTACATGCATACGAGCTTGATTTTTTACAGACCAAGGGATAGTAGCATCCATATTCATTAATTTCGTTTCTAATGATTGTTCGTATATCTCATCTTGATGTAGACTATCATAATAAATCACATCAACATCAGGCATAGCCGTTTTAGCTTCATAGTCATGTAAAGTATCCCAAATTTTAGAACGAACAAATCCGGCACAAATCCACCAATCAGGTAGCTCTAGTGATTTTGCCATTTGTAATACATTCATCATCCATTCGTCGTT
This DNA window, taken from Bacillus cereus ATCC 14579, encodes the following:
- a CDS encoding nucleotidyltransferase family protein yields the protein MKIKTEKDIIRLIENDEWMMNVLQMAKSLELPDWWICAGFVRSKIWDTLHDYEAKTAMPDVDVIYYDSLHQDEIYEQSLETKLMNMDATIPWSVKNQARMHVVNNMPPYSSSVNAISKFPETATALGVTLDELNNAILTAPCGIGDVLSLQVRPTAHFLESKERLHMYKNRVIKKNWQSKWPNITITYPEI